From the Desulfosarcina sp. BuS5 genome, one window contains:
- a CDS encoding AsmA family protein, translating to MKFDFAGGLRATVHDLSAKQKSGTEKLTAASLYVILDAGGIIRGRIIPKKFLLFKPEIEFSLTGSRHTPRKLEFDALMRYPLFKILGKIDYAAINAATIVLKNQDIKLDNLFLQLSPQEHNKNILDVDMYGRIEFKKEKSCFFTKGEIDLDRSGNKETMAALALKIKELPLGWAPIPRSLPVKKGTADAKIDLQIMRSGSIFINGRLLLDNLCFLVDKAKGVKEYSLPEATVDFKANYIKNIFNISSFNIEANNYTLHASAMFDLHNMLDPYLDLKVRSPFMPLASFKEVFPTPLVSHWLEETLYPCFKKGEVRCDLFALQGSFSRLAHLNKHENSKCLLLELSLKNLKIITDKAALPYTGVSGHLVIKDGSLAVSGAKGIFGASVVNAGSMKIDNIYSKNALFNYYLKAQCNIEDIKQQTETAPLPEHIETHIQKITSLSGKVDAELRCEHIRGRKSLKLKKSVFKLKDCSITASELKLPLLITEAVFHLEDNQKNIFYAKGMLGKSGFILSGQGAGIFKKGNVDISFSADIDEILQKTTKGYNEIIDFNDIIPGRASIKWKDDGVWSCKGEIDPEGVEKYESDFSNVNPKPGQKISFNLDIIPGQKIIVNKISANPGKTSIALSGSFDLQDMDTIYLKVMADPLQLKDVRFLFNGFEKPPTGTIKCSTEIKKSISNLSKTQIFGKCEASDISFSACNLPFDIQACNFKAEFSGQEILISSFESMLGNSSVSFYDSTLQGWNGIKGEINIEAEYLDLAGLIAGTDNKCGKNKRKDLSGFIKNSDLSLNIKSNQGSWKQIDYNRLSAAISFRDAIFSIANCDIKSATGNLKITGHMKSGAKPESIFNIYVKLDKHPIENIIQGLDILKDIDVAGADLSTEGYLSIKKFDEKEIISNLKGNFNLLLEDGVIKHSNIFFKTLNFLSLNNIVDKKPSEFSEKGFNFNSIKGNLDIEDGVLKTDNLVMQSPIFNMAGNGYLNLNNDKINLNLVISPLGTIDMLINKIPVVGYVLAGKEKSIITFYLNVQGSRSKPEIKYIPFQHWPASIFGFVKRTFLTPGRLLRDVPKLKKDVSEKNPAP from the coding sequence ATGAAGTTTGATTTTGCAGGGGGATTAAGAGCAACTGTTCATGATCTTTCTGCAAAACAGAAATCGGGTACTGAAAAGCTGACTGCTGCAAGCCTTTACGTTATATTGGATGCCGGAGGAATAATCAGGGGAAGGATTATTCCGAAAAAATTCTTGCTATTTAAACCGGAGATTGAATTCTCATTAACAGGATCCCGGCATACTCCCCGCAAACTCGAATTTGATGCGCTGATGCGATACCCTCTTTTCAAAATTTTAGGCAAAATTGATTATGCGGCAATAAACGCTGCTACAATAGTTTTAAAAAATCAGGATATTAAGTTGGATAATCTATTTTTACAGCTCTCACCCCAGGAGCATAATAAAAATATCCTGGATGTAGACATGTATGGAAGAATTGAATTCAAAAAAGAAAAATCCTGTTTTTTCACAAAAGGGGAAATCGACCTGGACCGATCCGGCAATAAAGAGACAATGGCTGCATTGGCACTAAAAATAAAGGAGCTGCCATTAGGATGGGCCCCGATCCCGCGTTCATTGCCTGTAAAAAAAGGAACAGCTGACGCTAAAATCGATTTACAAATTATGCGCTCTGGTTCAATATTTATTAATGGCCGGCTGCTTTTGGATAATCTATGTTTTCTGGTAGATAAAGCAAAGGGGGTTAAAGAATATTCTCTTCCTGAAGCGACCGTCGATTTTAAGGCCAATTATATCAAAAACATATTCAATATTTCGTCATTTAATATAGAGGCAAACAATTATACCCTGCACGCAAGCGCAATGTTCGATCTGCACAATATGTTAGATCCTTATCTCGACCTTAAGGTCAGATCTCCATTTATGCCGCTGGCATCCTTTAAGGAAGTCTTCCCTACCCCACTTGTATCTCACTGGCTGGAAGAGACTCTGTACCCATGTTTTAAAAAAGGCGAGGTTAGATGCGATCTTTTTGCCCTTCAAGGAAGTTTCAGCCGGCTGGCCCATTTAAACAAGCATGAAAACTCAAAATGTCTTTTGCTGGAACTTTCATTAAAAAATTTGAAAATCATTACAGATAAAGCTGCACTGCCATATACCGGCGTTTCAGGCCATCTTGTAATAAAGGACGGCAGTCTGGCTGTGTCTGGCGCAAAGGGTATATTCGGCGCTTCAGTTGTTAATGCCGGAAGTATGAAGATCGACAACATTTATTCCAAAAATGCTCTGTTTAATTATTATCTTAAAGCCCAATGCAATATCGAGGATATCAAACAGCAGACAGAAACCGCTCCGCTACCGGAACATATTGAAACCCATATCCAAAAAATTACATCTCTTTCCGGTAAGGTTGATGCTGAATTGAGATGCGAGCATATCCGGGGCAGGAAGAGCCTTAAATTAAAAAAAAGCGTCTTCAAATTAAAGGACTGTTCAATAACCGCTTCCGAGCTTAAACTCCCCCTGCTCATTACTGAAGCTGTTTTCCACCTCGAAGATAATCAAAAGAATATTTTTTACGCTAAAGGCATGCTGGGCAAATCCGGTTTTATTCTTTCAGGGCAAGGCGCCGGTATATTTAAAAAGGGGAACGTCGATATATCATTCAGCGCTGATATTGATGAGATCTTACAAAAAACAACTAAAGGGTATAATGAAATAATAGATTTTAACGATATTATACCCGGGCGGGCATCAATTAAGTGGAAAGATGACGGGGTATGGTCCTGTAAGGGTGAGATAGATCCCGAAGGTGTTGAAAAGTATGAATCCGATTTTTCAAATGTTAATCCCAAACCCGGACAAAAGATATCTTTTAATCTGGATATTATTCCGGGGCAAAAGATTATAGTTAATAAAATCAGTGCTAATCCCGGCAAAACATCCATCGCCCTGTCAGGTTCTTTTGATTTGCAAGATATGGACACCATCTATCTTAAGGTGATGGCAGACCCTCTGCAGCTTAAAGACGTCAGGTTTCTTTTTAATGGATTTGAGAAACCGCCGACAGGCACAATAAAATGCAGCACAGAAATAAAAAAATCTATTTCAAACTTATCAAAAACTCAAATATTCGGAAAATGCGAGGCTTCTGATATTTCATTCTCAGCCTGTAATCTTCCTTTTGATATTCAAGCTTGCAATTTTAAGGCTGAATTTTCAGGGCAGGAAATATTAATATCTTCTTTTGAGAGTATGCTGGGCAATAGTTCAGTCTCCTTTTATGATAGTACCCTGCAAGGATGGAACGGTATTAAAGGAGAAATCAATATAGAAGCCGAATATCTGGATCTTGCCGGTTTAATTGCCGGCACAGACAATAAATGCGGAAAAAATAAAAGAAAAGACCTTTCCGGCTTTATAAAAAACTCGGATTTAAGTCTTAATATTAAATCAAACCAGGGCTCTTGGAAACAGATTGACTACAACCGGCTGTCGGCCGCAATCTCTTTCCGGGATGCTATATTTTCTATTGCAAACTGCGATATCAAAAGCGCGACGGGCAATCTAAAAATAACAGGACACATGAAATCAGGTGCCAAGCCTGAATCGATTTTTAATATCTACGTGAAACTGGATAAACACCCGATAGAGAATATAATTCAAGGCCTTGATATATTAAAAGATATTGATGTTGCAGGCGCTGATCTTTCAACCGAAGGATATTTGAGTATAAAAAAATTTGATGAAAAAGAAATTATATCCAATCTTAAAGGAAATTTCAATCTGCTGTTAGAAGATGGGGTTATCAAACATTCTAATATTTTTTTCAAAACACTCAATTTTTTGAGTCTTAATAATATAGTCGATAAAAAACCGTCTGAATTTTCAGAAAAGGGTTTTAATTTTAATAGTATTAAGGGGAACCTGGATATAGAAGACGGAGTTCTGAAGACCGATAATCTCGTCATGCAAAGCCCCATATTTAATATGGCAGGGAACGGGTATCTTAATTTGAATAATGATAAAATAAATTTAAATTTGGTAATTTCACCCTTGGGAACTATAGACATGCTGATAAACAAAATTCCCGTTGTAGGTTATGTTCTGGCAGGAAAAGAGAAATCAATAATAACCTTTTACCTTAATGTTCAGGGCAGTCGATCCAAACCCGAAATAAAATATATACCGTTTCAGCATTGGCCGGCCAGCATATTCGGTTTTGTAAAGCGTACATTTCTAACTCCGGGGCGCTTGTTGCGGGATGTGCCAAAATTAAAGAAGGATGTTTCAGAAAAAAACCCAGCCCCTTGA
- the fabD gene encoding ACP S-malonyltransferase, which yields MKKIAFLFPGQGSQSVGMGQEFYNEYDFVREIFDMTEEITKINISRLCFKGPMEDLTATVNLQPAVTAVNLVCLTIMEKEGIKPFVSAGHSLGEYSALCSSGVINREDTIRLVYQRGKLMHREAVKNKGAMSAIIGLSIDELSRIVAEVRQEGIVAVANHNTEKQIVITGSPDQVGKVGLIVSEKGARAIPLKVSGAWHSELIKGAENEFADFLNRFSFNKPASPLILNVTGDFGNDPAEILSIMAKQLCSPVKWYDTIQRLIEEQVEIFVEAGPGKVLAGLLKKILPKDYPRKIFNVNNMKSVDRFFNEVL from the coding sequence TTGAAAAAAATAGCTTTCCTTTTCCCGGGCCAGGGATCGCAATCCGTAGGAATGGGACAAGAATTTTACAATGAGTACGATTTTGTCAGAGAAATTTTTGACATGACCGAAGAAATAACCAAAATCAATATTTCCCGTTTATGCTTTAAAGGGCCGATGGAGGATCTTACAGCAACGGTTAATCTTCAACCGGCTGTAACCGCAGTAAATCTTGTCTGTTTGACAATAATGGAGAAAGAGGGGATAAAACCTTTTGTGTCAGCAGGTCACAGTTTAGGAGAATATAGCGCTCTTTGTTCTTCCGGAGTTATTAACCGGGAAGATACCATAAGGCTTGTTTATCAGCGTGGAAAGCTTATGCATAGAGAGGCCGTAAAAAATAAAGGTGCCATGAGCGCCATAATAGGCCTTTCAATTGATGAGCTATCCAGGATCGTTGCAGAGGTCCGGCAGGAAGGAATTGTTGCTGTGGCAAACCATAATACTGAAAAACAGATAGTAATTACCGGATCCCCGGATCAGGTTGGGAAGGTCGGCTTGATTGTATCTGAAAAAGGGGCCCGAGCCATACCTTTAAAAGTTAGCGGCGCCTGGCACAGTGAGTTGATAAAAGGAGCGGAAAACGAATTTGCCGATTTTCTTAACAGGTTTTCGTTTAATAAACCTGCAAGCCCCCTCATCCTGAACGTGACCGGTGATTTTGGGAATGATCCCGCTGAAATTTTATCTATCATGGCTAAACAGCTCTGCAGCCCGGTTAAATGGTACGATACAATCCAAAGACTGATTGAAGAACAAGTTGAAATTTTTGTTGAAGCAGGACCCGGCAAAGTGCTGGCAGGTCTATTAAAAAAAATCTTGCCAAAAGACTATCCCCGCAAAATTTTTAATGTAAACAATATGAAATCCGTGGATCGTTTTTTTAACGAAGTTTTGTAA
- the hemA gene encoding glutamyl-tRNA reductase, translating to MSEIETNIQKTEIFLAGLNHKTAPVELRERIAFSQEEILHALEVLSNKPGIGEITIISTCNRVETLIVAHNKSEAIGNIKKFISELKQIPLELFDESLYVHEGDKAVRHIFRVAASLDSMMVGEPQILGQVKEAYYTSTQKKTSGVILNRLMHRAFFVAKRIRTETGIGDNAVSISYAAIELCKKIFGRLNGKKTLLVGAGEMAELAVEHLIRNKAGDIIVANRTFEKGVELANRFNGYAVKLDEITEYLKSADIIISSTGSKNFIITRDQVKAVMRTRKNRPLFFIDIAVPRDIEPEINRLNNAYVYDIDDLQGVIDENIENRNKESVKGERIVDEAVINFRKWRESLEVVPTIVALRKKFDLLAEAEVKKTLKSLNGLSLDEKNAIHTMTNSLINKILHEPTLFLKRNGCKGDHSIYIDITKKLFNLDS from the coding sequence TTGAGTGAAATAGAAACAAATATACAAAAAACTGAAATTTTTTTAGCAGGATTAAACCATAAGACAGCCCCGGTAGAATTAAGAGAACGTATCGCATTCTCGCAAGAGGAGATTCTACATGCGCTTGAGGTTCTAAGCAATAAACCTGGTATCGGGGAAATAACTATTATTTCTACCTGTAACAGGGTCGAGACTTTAATTGTGGCGCACAATAAATCTGAAGCCATTGGCAATATCAAAAAATTTATATCGGAATTAAAGCAGATCCCGCTCGAATTATTTGATGAATCACTCTATGTGCATGAGGGAGATAAGGCGGTAAGGCATATTTTCAGGGTTGCCGCAAGTCTCGATTCCATGATGGTAGGCGAACCGCAGATACTCGGACAGGTCAAGGAGGCCTATTATACCTCCACCCAAAAAAAAACTTCCGGAGTTATATTGAACAGGCTTATGCACAGAGCCTTTTTTGTGGCAAAACGTATCCGTACCGAGACAGGCATCGGGGATAATGCCGTATCTATAAGCTATGCCGCCATTGAATTATGCAAAAAAATATTCGGCCGTCTAAACGGAAAAAAGACACTTCTTGTGGGCGCCGGAGAAATGGCGGAGCTAGCTGTGGAACATCTTATTCGCAACAAGGCCGGCGATATTATTGTGGCCAACAGAACTTTTGAAAAAGGTGTGGAGCTGGCCAATAGATTCAACGGTTATGCAGTAAAGCTTGATGAAATTACAGAATATTTAAAGTCTGCAGACATAATTATCAGTTCAACCGGGTCAAAAAATTTCATAATAACACGTGATCAGGTAAAAGCGGTTATGCGTACCAGGAAAAATCGCCCTCTCTTCTTTATCGATATTGCAGTGCCAAGAGACATTGAGCCGGAAATAAACCGCCTTAACAATGCATATGTCTATGATATTGATGACTTGCAGGGTGTTATAGATGAAAACATCGAAAATCGGAATAAAGAATCTGTGAAAGGCGAAAGGATCGTGGACGAGGCCGTCATAAACTTCCGCAAGTGGCGTGAAAGTCTTGAAGTAGTGCCTACTATTGTTGCATTGAGAAAAAAATTTGATTTGCTTGCCGAAGCTGAAGTAAAAAAAACCCTTAAATCATTAAACGGCCTCTCCTTGGATGAAAAAAATGCCATCCACACAATGACAAATTCCCTGATTAATAAAATTTTGCATGAGCCGACTCTTTTTTTAAAACGAAATGGATGCAAAGGTGATCATTCAATATATATTGATATAACAAAAAAACTATTTAATTTAGATTCCTAA
- the ccsB gene encoding c-type cytochrome biogenesis protein CcsB, translating to MDLVIIFTILFYLLSAAGYVGYLFLQKDYMQKCGFFFISAGFLLNCIIICIGYIKSGHIPAQNLRETLFLAGWAASGIFIILHHKFNIKILGVYAAPLIASVAIAASFIPGGTGEIKNISNNLWLVCHVIIILCGDALLAMACGTGILYLIQEHAIKTKKRGFFFRRLPSLELLDSAGYTCIVSGFTLITIGLVTGLIYAKLVWGKFWSWDPKEVWSVITWLLYAALLHERLAAGWRGRKAAIMAIIGFAAVLFTFFGVNFILGGHHEEFTKW from the coding sequence ATGGATCTTGTAATTATATTTACTATTCTTTTTTACTTGCTCAGCGCGGCCGGCTATGTTGGATATCTTTTTTTACAAAAGGATTATATGCAAAAATGTGGCTTTTTTTTTATCTCGGCAGGTTTTTTACTCAACTGTATAATTATCTGCATCGGTTATATAAAATCAGGCCATATCCCTGCGCAGAACCTTCGGGAAACTCTTTTTTTGGCAGGATGGGCTGCCTCGGGAATCTTTATTATATTGCATCACAAGTTTAATATTAAAATACTTGGTGTTTATGCCGCCCCCCTTATTGCATCTGTTGCCATTGCCGCATCTTTCATTCCGGGAGGCACTGGAGAGATAAAAAATATTTCCAACAATTTATGGCTGGTTTGCCATGTTATTATCATCCTTTGCGGCGATGCATTATTAGCAATGGCCTGCGGGACAGGTATTTTGTACCTCATACAGGAACATGCCATAAAAACAAAAAAAAGAGGCTTTTTTTTCAGGCGGCTTCCTTCCCTGGAGCTGCTCGACAGCGCAGGATATACTTGTATTGTATCAGGATTCACCCTCATTACCATCGGCCTTGTTACAGGACTTATATATGCAAAGTTGGTGTGGGGCAAATTTTGGAGCTGGGATCCCAAAGAAGTATGGTCGGTCATTACATGGCTTTTGTATGCGGCCTTACTGCATGAGCGCCTGGCAGCAGGATGGCGTGGACGAAAAGCGGCAATAATGGCAATTATAGGATTCGCTGCCGTTTTATTTACCTTTTTTGGGGTTAACTTTATTTTAGGCGGGCATCACGAAGAATTTACCAAGTGGTAA
- a CDS encoding tyrosine-type recombinase/integrase produces MTFVPETKENRRYYLHESHVQKAIKKAVRKAKLTKRATAHTFRHSYAGHLLEANFDIRTIQKLLGHSDIRTTMIYTHTVKSTTKKEAKSPLDLWRT; encoded by the coding sequence CTGACCTTTGTTCCAGAGACAAAAGAAAACAGGCGATATTACCTGCATGAATCTCACGTTCAAAAAGCTATTAAAAAAGCCGTGAGAAAAGCAAAATTAACCAAAAGGGCGACAGCACACACTTTTCGGCATAGTTATGCCGGCCATTTGCTGGAAGCCAATTTTGACATTCGCACTATTCAAAAGCTTTTGGGACATAGTGATATCCGGACAACCATGATTTATACCCACACAGTTAAATCCACGACCAAAAAAGAAGCGAAAAGCCCTCTTGATCTGTGGAGGACGTAG
- a CDS encoding Fic family protein has protein sequence MKETRWNMKPNKAKAIMLAKRQLAEFVCDAVNLEGINFTLPEIQTLLDGITVGGHRVTDQQIALNQADTWRTLFELIEKNQFEITLEKVCALHLIAAKDEALEWGKFRSGGVTIAGTGYMPPQADSLPELFEKMVDEASKISDIYDRAIHLFLIMARCQFFYDVNKRMGRFIMNGLLLSCGYPAINLPAKRQLEFNQLMLTFYETGDQKQMNTFLRSCLDEKVIKIMKE, from the coding sequence ATGAAAGAAACTCGTTGGAATATGAAACCAAACAAAGCAAAAGCAATAATGCTTGCTAAGCGTCAATTAGCTGAATTTGTATGTGATGCAGTGAACTTGGAGGGGATTAATTTTACCCTGCCGGAAATTCAAACATTATTGGATGGAATTACAGTTGGCGGACATAGAGTAACTGACCAGCAAATAGCACTGAATCAAGCTGATACATGGCGGACGTTATTTGAGTTAATAGAAAAAAATCAGTTTGAGATCACTCTTGAAAAAGTCTGTGCTCTTCATCTAATAGCTGCTAAGGACGAAGCTTTGGAGTGGGGAAAATTTAGATCCGGCGGGGTTACTATTGCGGGAACAGGCTATATGCCGCCACAGGCAGATTCGTTGCCGGAGTTGTTTGAAAAAATGGTGGATGAGGCATCCAAGATATCAGACATTTATGATCGAGCCATCCATTTGTTTCTTATAATGGCAAGATGTCAATTTTTTTATGATGTCAATAAACGTATGGGGCGTTTTATCATGAATGGGCTTCTGTTAAGTTGCGGATACCCTGCTATTAATCTTCCGGCGAAGAGACAACTAGAGTTTAATCAATTGATGCTCACTTTTTACGAAACTGGGGATCAGAAACAGATGAATACCTTTCTACGTTCTTGCTTAGACGAAAAAGTTATAAAAATCATGAAAGAATAA
- a CDS encoding site-2 protease family protein yields MFHNPDFNQLVLKIAALLFAVTIHEVAHGFVAYRLGDNTAKLAGRLTLNPIKHLDLFGSCILPLILAVSGSPFLFGYAKPVPVNFNKIGYFKKDIIYVASAGVAANICLAVFAGIFFQIMSSIQPLWYNFFFGSLLLDLYYLLAYSVMINSVLAVFNLIPIPPLDGSRILSALLPSEMEMYFAKIERFGMLIILLLLMTDAFNRFISFFLIPLIDLLLGR; encoded by the coding sequence ATGTTTCATAATCCCGATTTTAATCAGCTGGTTTTAAAAATTGCAGCGCTTCTTTTTGCCGTGACCATTCATGAAGTGGCTCATGGTTTTGTAGCGTACAGACTGGGTGACAACACCGCAAAACTCGCGGGCAGGCTCACATTGAACCCGATCAAACATCTGGATCTTTTCGGTTCCTGTATTCTCCCGTTAATTCTGGCTGTTTCCGGTTCTCCCTTTCTTTTTGGATATGCCAAACCTGTTCCGGTCAACTTTAACAAAATAGGTTATTTCAAAAAAGATATTATATATGTTGCTTCAGCAGGAGTTGCGGCAAATATCTGTTTAGCGGTATTCGCCGGAATATTCTTTCAAATCATGTCAAGCATACAACCATTATGGTATAATTTTTTTTTTGGATCTCTGCTGCTTGATCTCTATTATCTGCTCGCATACAGCGTTATGATCAACTCTGTCCTGGCGGTTTTCAACCTAATACCGATTCCCCCGCTGGACGGCAGCAGGATTCTCTCCGCATTGCTCCCTTCCGAAATGGAAATGTATTTTGCCAAAATTGAAAGATTCGGTATGCTGATCATATTGTTGCTGCTTATGACGGACGCATTTAACCGTTTTATATCTTTTTTTCTAATACCGTTAATTGACCTGCTGCTCGGCAGATAG
- a CDS encoding CBS domain-containing protein — MEKNKKLTIITTHINADYDAMASMLAAQKLYPGSLLVFPRFNEKNLRNFFIQSMGYLFNMADIKSIDVDRIERLVLVDTRQPGRIGDLAVIAEKKEVQIHIYDHHPPMPNDIKGDYEVLELTGSAVAILTEIIKNKGIDISADEATVMSLGIYEDTGSFTYSSTTEKDFLAAAFLISRGANLNIVSQMIAREINSEQVGLLNDLIQAALHNDINGIDIVISSVITDTYIPDIAFLVQKMMNMERLDVIIAIVQMENKIYVVARSRLSEVDVGSILALIGGGGHAYAAAATIRDKTISQIEHQLFELLYKNVKPLMMAKNIMSSPPITIDADISCQDANDLLTRYNVNALLVTKGSPIKTRLNNLVGFISRQVIEKALFHKLGQAPVADYTTTEIAIVDSDADLAKIQEKIIDNKQRILPVVDHDIIKGVITRTNLLDILVKNSINKTDQLPGKIDVNARTRNVVKFMRERLPERILDILETIGRVVDKTGCKAFVVGGFVRDLFLYKKNEDIDIVIEGDGIAFAKQYSKLVGGRVHYYKKFGTAIITHPDGFKIDVASARLEYYKFPAAMPTVEMSSIKLDLFRRDFTINTLTIQLSPDKFGTLIDFFSGQRDIKDKTVRVLHNLSFVEDPTRVFRAIRFEQRYGFTIGKLTSNLIENAVKMDIFKRLSGKRVFSELRQILQEDDPRPAIKRLAEYDLLKVIHKTIKLNQETVELLNSINNVLSWYDLLYLEESYMQWAVYFLALIRRSNQYVSDEICKKLELPPELNTFLSKKRIYAESSLSLLEKNRVISNSMLYNQLSPLRTELILYMMASAREERIQKAISGYFTKLKYIKISITGKDLINIGLKPGPLFKKILQAVFDAKLNGIVKTRKEELEFLSNYVS; from the coding sequence ATGGAAAAGAATAAAAAGCTTACAATAATCACAACCCATATTAATGCAGATTATGATGCTATGGCATCTATGCTTGCCGCCCAAAAACTCTACCCGGGTTCTCTTTTGGTCTTTCCAAGGTTTAATGAAAAAAATCTCAGAAATTTTTTTATCCAGTCCATGGGATATCTTTTTAACATGGCGGATATAAAAAGCATTGATGTTGACCGGATAGAACGTCTGGTCCTTGTGGATACGAGACAGCCCGGCAGGATCGGTGATTTGGCCGTGATTGCTGAAAAAAAAGAGGTGCAAATACATATATATGATCATCATCCTCCCATGCCGAATGATATTAAGGGCGATTACGAGGTTCTGGAGTTAACAGGCTCCGCTGTGGCCATACTCACGGAAATAATAAAAAATAAAGGAATAGACATATCAGCGGATGAAGCCACGGTAATGTCCCTGGGAATATATGAGGATACAGGTTCTTTTACATATTCATCGACAACTGAAAAAGATTTTTTGGCCGCTGCTTTCCTTATATCCAGGGGAGCAAATCTGAATATTGTATCACAAATGATAGCAAGGGAGATAAACTCCGAGCAGGTAGGATTGCTCAACGATCTGATACAGGCCGCATTGCATAATGATATTAACGGCATCGATATCGTTATCTCGTCTGTTATAACAGATACGTATATACCTGATATTGCCTTTCTGGTTCAAAAAATGATGAATATGGAAAGGCTGGATGTGATTATTGCAATCGTTCAAATGGAAAATAAAATATACGTTGTGGCAAGAAGCAGACTGTCGGAAGTAGATGTGGGTTCTATCCTGGCTCTAATTGGCGGAGGAGGCCATGCTTATGCGGCTGCCGCAACTATTCGCGACAAAACCATATCACAGATTGAACACCAGTTGTTTGAACTTCTGTACAAAAATGTAAAGCCGCTAATGATGGCAAAAAATATTATGTCATCGCCTCCTATTACCATTGATGCGGATATCTCCTGTCAGGATGCCAACGATCTGCTTACCCGTTATAATGTAAACGCTCTCCTGGTTACAAAAGGCAGCCCTATAAAAACCCGCCTGAATAATCTTGTCGGTTTCATATCCCGCCAGGTTATTGAAAAAGCCTTGTTTCATAAGCTGGGACAAGCGCCGGTTGCGGATTATACTACAACTGAAATCGCCATTGTCGACTCTGATGCCGATCTGGCGAAAATTCAGGAAAAAATAATAGACAACAAGCAGCGGATTCTTCCTGTTGTTGACCATGATATAATCAAAGGAGTTATTACACGCACAAATCTTCTTGATATCCTGGTAAAAAATTCAATAAATAAAACCGATCAATTGCCTGGAAAAATTGATGTTAACGCAAGAACAAGAAATGTTGTTAAATTTATGCGGGAGAGACTTCCTGAACGTATCCTCGATATACTTGAGACCATAGGACGGGTAGTTGATAAAACAGGCTGCAAAGCCTTTGTCGTGGGAGGATTTGTACGAGATCTTTTTTTATATAAAAAAAATGAAGATATCGATATTGTTATAGAAGGTGACGGCATTGCATTTGCAAAACAATACTCAAAGTTAGTTGGTGGGCGTGTTCATTATTATAAAAAATTTGGCACTGCAATAATAACACACCCCGATGGTTTTAAGATAGATGTGGCGTCTGCAAGGCTTGAATACTATAAATTTCCGGCAGCTATGCCAACGGTTGAAATGAGTTCTATAAAGCTGGATCTCTTCCGGCGTGATTTTACAATCAATACGCTTACCATTCAACTTAGTCCCGACAAATTCGGAACATTGATAGATTTTTTTTCAGGTCAAAGGGATATTAAGGATAAAACTGTAAGAGTGCTTCATAATTTGAGCTTTGTAGAAGATCCGACTCGGGTCTTCCGTGCCATAAGATTTGAACAGCGTTACGGCTTTACCATAGGCAAGCTTACCTCCAACCTTATAGAGAATGCAGTTAAAATGGATATTTTTAAACGCCTCAGCGGCAAGAGAGTATTTTCGGAACTGCGGCAAATCCTTCAAGAAGACGATCCCAGGCCGGCAATAAAAAGGCTTGCCGAATATGACCTTTTAAAGGTAATCCATAAGACTATAAAATTGAATCAGGAAACCGTCGAGCTTTTAAACTCTATCAACAATGTATTATCCTGGTATGACCTCCTGTATCTTGAAGAATCATATATGCAATGGGCGGTCTATTTTCTGGCTTTAATCAGACGTTCGAATCAGTATGTATCAGATGAAATATGCAAAAAGCTTGAACTTCCGCCGGAATTAAATACTTTTTTATCCAAAAAACGCATATATGCTGAAAGTTCCCTTTCCCTTTTGGAAAAAAACAGGGTAATCTCAAACAGCATGCTGTATAATCAGCTTTCACCGTTGAGAACGGAACTGATACTCTATATGATGGCATCTGCAAGAGAGGAAAGGATCCAAAAGGCTATTTCCGGCTATTTTACCAAACTCAAGTATATCAAAATTTCGATAACGGGCAAAGATCTCATAAATATCGGTCTGAAACCGGGGCCCCTGTTCAAAAAGATACTTCAGGCTGTTTTTGATGCAAAATTAAACGGTATTGTCAAAACACGTAAAGAGGAACTTGAATTTTTAAGCAACTATGTTTCATAA